GCCGGCTGAACTGTTCCCTGACGCGCCGCCGTGCCGGCGCGGCGCTGCTGCTGCTGGCCGCAGTGCTGCTGATGCATGCCCTGTTCGGGCGCCTGCTGTGGCGCCTGCATGAGGACTGGCTCGGCGAGGCCGCGAGCGCGCCGCCGCCGCGCCTGGCCGTGGCCTTTGTGCGCGAGCTGAGCCCGCAGGTGGTGAAGACGCCGCCGCGGCCCATGACGCGGCGCCTGCCGCCGCCGCTGGCCAGCGCCGAGCTGGCGCCCGGCCTGCCGGCCGAGCTGCCCGCGGCGGCGATCGAGCCGCCGGCCGCGCCGGAGCCGCTCGGGGATCTGGCGTTGCCGGAGCCGCCGCCGGATGCCGCGGAGCCGGGCCCGGAATGGCCGGCCTCGACCCGGCTGCGCTACACCCTGAACGGCCATTACCGCGGCGAGGTCAACGGCGAGGCCGAGGTGCAATGGCTGCGCGAGGGGCGGCGCTACCAGGTGCATCTGGAGGTGCGGGTCGGCGCCAGCTTCGCGCCGCTGATCAGCCGGCGCATGAGCAGCGACGGGCTGCTGACCGCCGCGGGCATCGCGCCCGAGCGCTACGACGAGGACACCAAGATGCTGCTGCGCGAACGCCAGCGCGTCACGGTGCGCTTCGATCGCGAGGGCCAGGTCTTGCGCCTGCCGCGCGGGCCGGCCCAGCCCCTGCCGGCCGGCGCGCAGGACGCCGCCAGCCAGTTCGTGCAGCTGACCTGGCTGTTCCTGACCGGGCGCGAGCGCCTGGAGCCGGGCCGGGTGCTGGAGCTGCCGCTGGCCCTGCCGCGCCGGCTCTACCAATGGCGCTACGAGGTGGTCGGCGAGGAGCTGCTCTACACCCCGATGGGCCCGCTGCCGGCCTGGCATCTGCGCCCGCAGCTGGAGCGGCTGCCCAGGACCAGCGACCTGAAGGCCGAGGTCTGGCTGGCGCCGGGCCTGCAGTACCTGCCGGTGCGGCTGCGCATCGCGCAGGATGAGCAGACCTATATCGACCTGATGCTGAAGGCGCCGCCGCTGCAGGCGGCACAGTAAAGTAGCCGCCAGCGATTTCATCAATCCACCAGACAAGGAGACCCCGATGACTTACGAATGCATCCTGACCGAGGTGCGCGGCGAGGGTGAACGCAGGACCGGCCTGATCACCTTGAACCGCCCCAAGCAGCTCAATGCGCTGAACGACCAGCTGATGGACGAGCTGGGCCAGGCCCTGCTGGCCTTCGATGCCGATGAGGGCATCGGCTGCATCGTGCTGACCGGCTCCGAGCGCGCCTTCGCGGCCGGCGCCGACATCCCGACGATGGCGCCGCACAACTTCATGAGTGCCTTCAAGAGCGGGCTGATCTCGAAGAACTGGGAAACCATCCTGCAGGTCAGGAAGCCGGTGATCGGCGCGGTGGCCGGCTTCGCGCTGGGCGGTGGCTGCGAGCTGGCGATGATGTGCGACTTCATCATCGCGGCCGATAGCGCCAAGTTCGGCCAGCCCGAGGTCAAGCTGGGCATCATTCCCGGCGCCGGCGGCACGCAGCGCCTGCCGCGCGCGGTGGGCAAGAGCAAGGCGATGGACCTGCTGCTGACCGCCCGCATGATGGACGCGGCCGAGGCCGAGAGCGCCGGCCTGGTGTCGCGCGTGGTGCCGGCGGACAAGCTGCTGGACGAGGCGCTGGCCGCGGCCGAGACCATCAACGGTTTCTCCGGCCCCTCGGTGATGCTGATCAAGGAGCTGGTCAACCTGGCCTTCCAGGGCCCGCTGACCGACGGCGTGCAGGTCGAGCGGCGCTACTTCCATGCGCTGTTCGGCAGCGAGGACCAGCGCGAGGGCATGGACGCCTTCCTGAACAAGCGCAAGCCGGCCTTCAAGCAGCGCTGATCCCGCAGCGGGGAGTGGCGTCGCTTGATGCATGTCAAGCGGCGCGCTCGCCGGGCTCGGTATGGTCGGCGCCTGCCTTGGCCGTCCGATGATCCCTGCCGTTTCCCCCTCTCTTGTCTCCCTGTTCTCGCGCCTGGGCCGTTGCCTGCGCGGGCGAATGATGCCGGCCCTGGCCGACGACCGGGCGGCCGACGGCCTGCCCTGCGCCGAGGGCCAGGCGCTCGAGATCGCGGGCCTGGGCCTGTGGGACTGGCAGGTGGCCAGCGGGCGCACCTGCTTCGACGCGCGCTGCGCCGCGCTGCTGGGCCGGCCAGACCTGCCCCTCGAGTTCGAGCGCTGGTGCGAGCAGCTGCACCCCGACGATGCGCCGCCGCTGCTGGCGCGGCTGCAGGACTGCCTGGCCGGGCGCAGCGATCGCTACGAGCAGCAGTTTCGGCTGCGCCACCGCGATGGCCATTGGGTCTGGCTGCTGGGGCGCGGGCGGGTGCTGGCGCGCGACGGCGCCGGCGCGGCGCGGCGCCTGCAGAACACCCTGCTGGACATCGATGCGCTGCGCACCGGCGAGGAGGCGCTGCGCGCCCAGGTGCGCCACAGCCAGGCGATCCTGGACCATATGGTGGACGGGGTGATCACGATCGATGCCCGGGGCCGCATCGAGTCGGTCAACCCGGCCGCCTGCACGATGTTCGGCTACCCGGCCGAGGCCCTGCTGGGCCGCGACATCGGCCTGCTGATGCCGGAGCCGGACGGCAGCCGCCATGGCGGCTATATCGCCCGCTACCTGGGCGGTGGGCCGGCCCGCATCATCGGCAAGGGGCGCGATGTGCAGGGGCGGCGCCGCGACGGCAGCCTGTTTCCGTTGAGTCTGGCGGTCTCGCATGTCGAACGCGAGGGCCGGCCGCTGTTCATCGGGCTGACGCGCGACATCAGCGCGCGCAAGCAGGCCGAGGCCGAGATCGAGCGCCTGGCCTTCTACGACGCGCTGACCGGCCTGCCGAACCGGCGCCTGCTGCTGGACCGGCTGAACCAGGCGCTGGCCGCGGCGCGGCGCAAGGGCCGGCATGGCGCGGTGCTGTTCATCGACATGGACAACTTCAAGTCGATCAACGACACCCTGGGCCATGGCATGGGCGACCGGCTGCTGCAGGGCGTGGCCCAGCGCCTGCAGGCGGCGCTGCGTGCCGACGACACGGTGGCGCGCTGGGGCGGCGACGAATTTGTCGTGCTGCTGCAGGACCTGGGCGCCCAGCGCGAGGAGGCCGGCCTGCATGCCGAGTCGGCGGCCGAGAAGCTGCTGCGCGTGCTGGGCCAGCCCTATCTGCTGGACGGCCTGACTCACCACAGCACGCCCAGCATCGGCATCGTGCTGTGGGGCGAGCGCGCGACCGACAGCGAGGAGCTGCTCAAGCACGCCGACCATGCGATGTACCAGGCCAAGGCGGCCGGGCGCAACCGGCTGTGCTTCTTCGACCCGGTGACCCAGGCCGCGCTGGCCGAGCGCGCGGCGCTGGAGGCGGCGCTGCGCCAGGCGATCGACCTGCAGCATCTGGAGCTGCATTGCCAGCCCCAGGTGGGGCGCGACGGCGCGCTGCTGGGCGGCGAGCTGCTGCTGCGCTGGCAGCATGCCGAGCGCGGCTGGATCTCGCCGGCCCAGTTCATCCCGCTGGCGGAGCAGACCGGGCTGATCGTGCCGCTGGGCGAATGGGCACTGCAGCAATGCTGTCGGGTGCTGGCCGGCTGGGCCGGCGATGCGGCGCTGGCGCCGCTGTCGCTGGCGGTGAACCTGAGCGCGATCCAGCTGCGCCAGAAGGGTTTCCTGGGCCTGATGCAGCAGCTGCTGGCGCGCGGCGGCGTGCCGGCCGAGCGGCTCAAGATCGAGCTGACCGAGAGCGCATTGCTGGAGGATGTGGAGGCGGTGATCCGGCTGATGGAGCAACTGCGTGCTTTAGGCCTGCGCTTCTCGCTGGACGACTTCGGCACCGGCTATTCCTCGCTGGCCTATCTGAAGCGCCTGCCGCTGACCCAGCTGAAGATCGACCAGAGCTTTGTACGCGACCTGCTGAGCGAGCCGAACGCCCGCGCGATCGCCCGCGCCATCATCCAGATGGGCGACAACCTTGGCCTGGAGGTGATCGCCGAGGGGGTGGAGACGCCGGCGCAGCGCGAGCTGCTGGCCGAGCAGGGCTGCCATGCCTTCCAGGGCTGGCTCTACGGCCGGCCGCTGCCGCTGGCGGAGTTCGAGGCCCTGGCGCGCCGCTGGCCGAACGAAGGGGCGATGGTCGCGCAGACGGGGGGCTGAGGCGCGGCTCTTTCATGGATTCTTCTTATTCTTTGAATGCTCAATTCATGATTGGCTGGTTTTTTACCGGTCGGTGAGTTTCTACAGTTGAGGCCATGGACAACAGGCAAGACGCCCGAGTCCTTCAACCCAACAAGGAAGTCACATCATGATCAAGAAGCTGTCTGTTATCGCCCTGTCCCTGATCGCCGCCGGTGCCGCCATGGCCCAAGGCCTGACCCGCGAGCAAGTCGTCGCCGAGCTGGAGCGTGCCCGCGCCAGCGGCGAGCTGGCCGTGCTGAACAGCGAGAACCCCAGCGCCTTCGAGCGCGGCCAGTTCCAGGCCAAGTCCAACACGACCCGCGCCGCCGTGCTGGCCGAGCTGGAACGCGCCCGCAGCGCCGGCGAGATCGCCCGCGTCGACTACGAGGCCTACGGCCCGGTGTTCGCCAAGCAGGGCGTCTCGACCAAGACCCGCGCCGAGGTGGTGGCCGAGCTGGAGCGCGCCCGCGCCAATGGCGAGCTGGCCGTGCTGAACAGCAACAACCCCAGCTACGCCGAGCTGGCGGGCATCAACCAGGGCGCCCAGGCCCAGCGACTGGCCGGCCAGCCCAAGAGCGCGCAGTAAGCGTCGTAGCGCCAAATGAAAAAGCGGCCCGCGGGCCGCTTTTCTCATGGGCGAGAGGGTTCAGGTCTCGCGGCGCAAGGCCGGCGGGATCACGATTCCCGGCGCAAGGCCGGGAACAGGATCACGTCGCGGATCGACGGGCTGTCGGTGATCAACATCATCAGGCGGTCGATGCCGATGCCGCAGCCGCCGGTCGGGGGCATGCCGTATTCCAGCGCGCGGATGAAGTCGGCGTCGAAGAACATCGCTTCCTCGTCGCCGGCATCCTTGTTGGCCACCTGGGCCTGGAAGCGCGCGGCCTGGTCCTCGGCATCGTTCAGCTCGGAGAAGCCGTTGGCGTATTCGCGGCCGGTGATGAAGAGCTCGAAGCGCTCGGTGATCGCGGGGTTGGCGTCGGAGGCGCGGGCCAGCGGCGAGACCTCTACGGGATAGTCGATGATGAAGGTCGGCTCCCAGAGCTTTTCCTCCACCACGGCCTCGAACAGGCCGAACTGCAGCTCGGCCAGGCTCCAGCGCGCCGGGGCTTCCTCGCCAGCGGCCAGGATCTTGGCGCGCAGCAGCTCGGGCTGGTCGGCCTCGGCCTCGCTCAGGCCGGCGAACTTGACCAGCGAATCGCGCACCGACAGGCGTGCAAACGGCTTGTCCAGCGCGACCGGCTTGCCGGCATAGGTCAGCGCGGCGCTGCCGGTGGCGGCGATCGCGGCGTGGCGCAGCACGGCCTCGGTGAAGTCCATGATCTCGTGATGCGTCCAGTAGGCCGCATAGAACTCCATCATCGTGAACTCGGGGTTGTGACGCACCGAGATGCCTTCGTTGCGGAAGTTCCGGTTGATCTCGAACACCCGCTCGAAGCCGCCCACCACCAGGCGCTTCAGGTACAGCTCCGGCGCGATGCGCAGGAACATCTCCTGGTCCAGCGCGTTGTGGTGGGTGGTGAAGGGCTTGGCGTTGGCGCCGCCCGGGATCGGGTGCAGCATCGGCGTCTCGACCTCGAGGAAGCCGTTTTCCACCATGAAGCTGCGGATCGCCGACACGCCCTGGCTGCGCGCGACGAAGCGCTTGCGCGCGTCCTCGTCGGTGATCAGGTCGACATAGCGCTGGCGGTACTTCTGCTCCTGGTCGCTCATGCCGTGGAACTTGTCCGGCAGCGGGCGCAGGCTCTTGGTCAGCAGGCGCAGGGTCGAGACGCGCACCGACAGCTCGCCGGTCTTGGTCTTGAACAGGGTGCCTTCGGCGCCGACGATGTCGCCCAGGTCCAGGTGCTTGAAGCTCTCGTAGCTCTCCTCGCCGACACCGTCCTTGGTGACGAAGAGCTGGATGCGGCCGGTGGCGTCCTGCAGGGTGCCGAAGGAGGCCTTGCCCATGATGCGCTTGAGCATCAGGCGGCCGGCCACGCTGACCTTGACGCCCTGCGGCTCCAGGGTCTCGTTGTCCAGCGCGCCGTACTGCTGCGACAGGGGCAGCGCGCGGTGCTGGGGCTTGAAGTCGTTGGGGAAGGGGACCTGGGTCTTGGCGCGCAGCGCGGCCAGCTTCTCGCGGCGTTCGGTGATCAGCTGGTTCTCGTCTTGCGGGGCGGCGGCGCTGGCCTGGGGCGTGGTCGGCTGGGTCATATCAACTCGTTGAATTTGCTGCGATTTTAGCCGCCGCTCGTAGAATCTCAGGCTTCGCCCGCTTCCGGCCGCCCATGTCCGTCGTTTCGCTCCCCATTCTGGACCGCAAGATCCGTTTCGCCCTGGTCGGTTGCGGCCGCATCGCCAAGAACCATGTCGAGGCCATCGCCAAGCATGGGGAACGCGCCGAACTGGTGGCCGTCTGCGACAACCGGCCCGAGGCGCTGGCCGCCGCGGTGGCCGCGACCGGCGCCTCGGGCTTCGCCTCGCTGCAGGCGCTGCTGGCGAGTGGCAGCGAGCCGGACATCGTCGTGCTGGCCACGCCCTCGGGCCTGCATTCGCAGCAGGCCATACGCATTGCCCAGGCCGGCCGCCATGTGCTGACCGAGAAGCCGATGGCGACCAAGTTCGAGGAAGGCCAGGCCATGGTGCGCGCCTGTCGCGACGCCGGCGTCAAGCTCTTCGTCGTCAAGCAGAACCGCCTGAACGCGACCGTGCAGCTGGTCAAGCGCGCGATCGACGAGGGCCGCTTCGGCCGCATCTACATGAGCACGGTGAATGTGTTCTGGACCCGGCCGCAGAGCTATTACGACGCCGCCAAGTGGCGCGGCCGCTGGGATCTGGACGGCGGCGCCTTCATGAACCAGGCCAGCCATTACGTCGACCTGCTGGACTGGCTGGTCGGCCCGGTGGATTCGGTGCATGCCTACACCGCGACCCTGGCGCGCGACATCGAGGCCGAGGACACCGGCGTGCTGTCGGCGCGGCTGCGCCATGGCGGCCTGGCCTCGATCAACGTCACGATGCTGACCTGGCCGCAGAACCTGGAGGGCTCGATCACCATCCTGGGCGAGAAGGGCACGGTCAAGATCGGCGGTACCGCGGTCAACAAGATCGAGCATTGGGCCTTCGCCGAGCCGCATCCGGACGACGAGGCGGTGAAGAACGCCAGCTACGAGACCGGCAGCGTCTACGGCTTCGGCCACCCGCTCTACTACGACAACGTGATCCGCAGCCTGCGCGGCGAGGCCAGCGCCGAGGTCGACGGCTACGAGGGCCTGCGCTCGCTGGAGATCCTGATCGCGGCCTACCGCAGCGCGCGCGACGGCCAGCGCGTCGGCCTGCCCTTGGTGTTTTAAGCACATGAGCTACTGGAAACACGACAGCGCCATCGTCGACGAGGGCGCGCAGCTGGGCGAGGGCAGCAAGGTCTGGCATTTCGCCCATGTCAGCCCCGGCGCGAGGATCGGCGCGCGCTGCTCGCTGGGGCAGGGCGTCTATGTCGGCAACGACGTGGTGATCGGTGATGGCTGCAAGGTGCAGAACAACGTCTCGGTCTACGACGCGGTGACCCTGGAGGACGAGGTGTTCTGCGGCCCCAGCATGGTGTTCACCAATGTCTACAACCCGCGCGCGGCGGTGGTGCGCAAGGACGAGTACCGCCGCACCCTGGTGAAGAAGGGCGCGACCCTGGGCGCCAACTGCACCATCGTCTGCGGCACGACCATCGGCGAATACGCCTTCGTCGGCGCCGGCGCGGTGGTGCAGAAGGATGTGGCGCCGCATGCGCTGATGGTCGGCGTGCCGGCGCGGCGCATCGGCTGGATGAGCCGGCATGGCGAGCGCCTGCAATTCGATGCCCAAGGCCAGGCGAGCTGCCCGGCCACCGGCGAACGCTACCGCCTCGTCGGCGAGCATGTGGAGCTGATCCCCCAATGAGTCTTCTGCCCTTCATCGACCTGAAATCGCAGTACGCGGCGCTGAAGAGCGACATCGACGCGCGTATCCAGAAGGTGCTGGACCATGGCCAGTACATCATGGGGCCCGAGGTCAAGGAGCTGGAGCAGCGGCTGGCCGCCCATGTGGGCGTCAAGCATTGCGTCACGGTCGCCAGCGGCACCGAAGCCCTGCTGATCGCGCTGCTGGCGCTGGACCTGAAGCCCGGCGACGAGGTGATCACGACGCCCTTCACCTTCGCCGCGACGGTGGAGGTGATCGCGCTGCTGGGCGCGGTGCCGGTCTATGTGGACATCGAGCCCGACAGCTGCAATCTCGACGCGCGCCTGCTCGAGGCCGCGATCACGCCCAGGACCCGCGCCATCATGCCGGTCAGCCTGTACGGCCAGGTGGCCGACATGGACGAGATCAACGCGATCGCGGCGCGCCACGGCCACATCCCGGTGATCGAGGACGCCGCGCAGAGCTTCGGCGCGAGCTACAAGGGCCGCAAGAGCTGTGGCCTGTCCACCTGGGGCGCCACCAGCTTCTTCCCCAGCAAGCCGCTGGGCTGCTACGGCGACGGCGGCGCGCTGTTCACCGACGACGACGCGCTGGCCCAGGCCGCGCGCGAGATCCGCGTGCATGGCCAGAGCCAGCGCTACACCCACACCCGCGTCGGCGTCGGCGGCCGCATGGATACGCTGCAATGCGCGGTGGTGCTCGGCAAGCTGGAGCGCTTCGACTGGGAGATCGCGCAGCGCCTGAAGATCGGCGCGCGCTACCAGCAGCAACTGGAGGGCCTGCCGCTGCAGCGCCTGGCGGTGCGCGCGGACCGTGACTGCGTCTGGGCCCAGTTCACCGTGATGGTCGAGAACCGCGCGGCCGTGCAGCAGGCGCTGAACGAGGCCGGCATCCCGACCGCGATCCATTACCCCAAGCCGCTGCATCGTCAGCCGGCCTATGCCCGCCCCGAGCTCAGCTTCCCGCATGCCGAGGCCGCGGCCGAGCGGGTGATCAGCCTGCCGATGAGTGCCGACCTGAGCGAGGCGCAGCAGGACCAGGTGATAGCCGCGCTGCGCCGCGCGCTGGCGGAGCGCTGAGGGCGATGCAAGCCGGGGGGCTGTGGCGCTCCACGCTGACCCTGCTGGCCGGCGGCGCGCTGGCCCAGGCCCTGCCGCTGCTGCTGGGTCCCTGGCTGACGCGCCTCTATTCGCCGACCGAGTTCGGCCAGTTCGCGCTGATGTGGACCCTGGCCACCAATGTGGCGGTGGTGGGCTGCGCGCGCTACGAGTTCGCGCTGCCGCTGGAGCGCGACGACGGCGCCGCGGCGCTGCTGATGGGCCTGTGCCTGCGCGTGCTGCTGGGCGTCACGGCGGCCTGCATCGCGGCCGGACTGCTGCTGTGGGTCTGGCGCGGGGGCGAGCTGGCGCTGGCCCTGCCGCTGGCCGTGCTGGCCGGCGCGGCGGCGCAGGGCATGACCCTGTGGGCGACGCGCCAGCAGCGCTTCGCTCAGCTGGCCGCGGCGCGGGTGCTGCAGTACGGCGGCGCGGCGGTGCTGCAGCTGGCGCTGGGGCTGGCCGGCATCGGCGCCTGGGGCCTGATGCTGGGGCCGGTGCTGGCGGGCCTGGCGGCCGCGCTGCTGCTGGCGCGGCCCGCGCCGGTGGGCGGCTGGCGGGTGCTGGTGGCGCAGCGCGGCGCCGAACTGAAGGCGATCGCGCGCCGGCATCGCGACTTCCCGTTGCTGAACACGCCGCATGCCTTCGCCGGCGCGCTGCAGGACAGCCTGGCCCTGCTGATCATCACCGGCCTGTCCGGCGATGCGGCGGCCGGCTACTGGGCGCTGGCGCTGCGCTACCTGAAGGCGCCGGCCGGCCTGGTGGGCGGGGCGCTGTCGCAGACCCTGTATCCGCGCCTGGTGCGGGCCGCGGATGCGGCCGAGGCGCTGGCCGTCGTGCGCCAGGTGATGGCGGCGCTGGCCGCGCTGGCGCTGCCGCTGCTGGTTGCGCTGCTGCTGTGGGGGCCGCAGCTGTTCGCCTGGGTGTTCGGCGAGCGCTGGATGGACGCTGGCCATCTGGCCCAGGCGCTGGCGCCCTATATCGCGCTGCATTTCATCGCCTCGCCGCTGTCGGTGGCGACGATGGCCTGGCAGGCCCAGGGCTGGGCCTTGCGCCTGGCGCTGGTGGGCCAGCTGATGTTCGTCGCCGGCCTGGCGCTGGGTCTGCACCTGGGCGGCCTGATCGGCGCGGCCTGGGGGGTCTCGGCCGCGATGGCGCTGTACTTCGGCTTCTTCTTCTGGGCGCTCGCGACCTGGAAGCGTTTTCCTCCCTTCACCGCAGCGCCCCCGCATGAGAGCCTGGCTTAACCGCATGCGCCGCGCCCTGTGGCGGCAGCTCTTCTTTCGCATGGTGTTCGGCGAGGCCGGCGCGCCGCATACGCGCATCGCGCCCAGCACCTGTATCGAGGGCGAGGCCGGCCTCAGGCTGGCCGACCATGTCTTCATCGGCCAGTTCAACTTCATCGACGCGAGCGCCGGACTCTCGATCGGCGAGGGCGTGCAGATCACCAACTTCTGCAGCATCGTCACGCACAGCTCGCATCGCTCGATCCGGCTGCTGGGACGCGCCTACACCAGCCAGCAGGCCCCGGTGCCGGGCTATATCAAGGGGCCGATCGAGATCGGGCCTTACGTCTTCGTCGGTCCGCACAGCCTGATCGAGGCCAACACCCGCATCGGCCGCGGCGCCCTGATCTGCGCCTATGCGCAGGTGCGCGGCGAGGTGCCGGCCTTCGCGATCATGGCCGGCCAGCCGGCGCGCCAGGTGGGCGATGTGCGCGAGCGCGACGCGGTGCTGCTGGCGCAGCATCCCGAGCTGGCTGCTCATTACGAAGCCTGGGCAGGAGAACTGCCGCGATGAGGCTGGTTCTCCTCGGCGACGGCGAAAGCCCGCATCTGCTGAAATGGGCGCGCGCGCTGCGGCCGCGGGTCGAGCTGTGGGCGGCTTCGAGCCGCGGCTTCCTACCGGAGTTCGAGGCCCTGCTGCCGGCCGAGCGGCGCCTGGCGCTGGGCAGCGCGGCCGCCCATGCCGGCGGCAATGTGGCGGTGCTGAGGAAACTACCGGCGCTGGGCGCCTGGCTGTCCCGGGTCGACGCCGACTGGATCAACGCGCATTACCTGACCTCGCATGGCACGCTGGCCTGGGCCGCCAAGGCCGGCTGGCGCCTGCGCGCGCGCATCGCCGGCTCGGCCTGGGGCAGCGACATCCTGGTCACGCCCCGGCAGGGCGCGGCCTACCGCTGGCTGACGCGGCGCGTGCTGCGCGCCTGCGCGCTTTGCACCTCCGACTCGCGCCACATGACCGAGCGCATGCAGCAAGAAGATCTCGGTGCCGGCGAGGTGATGACCTTTCCCTTCGGCCTGGAGGAGTTGCCCGCGCAGGACCTGGGGCCGAAACAGCCCTGGCTGTTCTTCGCCAACCGCGGCCTGGAGCCGATCTACCGGCCGCAGCGGGTGATCGAGGTCTTCGCCGCGCTGGCGCGGCAGCAGCCGGAGGCGCGGCTGGTGGTGGCCAACGACGGCTCGCTGCGCGCCGCGCTGGAGCGGCAGGTGCAGGTGCTGGGCCTGCAGGGCCGTGTCGAGTTCGTCGGCCGGCTGGATGCCCGGACCCAGGCCGGCTGGTATGCCAAGGCGCGCTGGTACCTGAGCCTGCCGGCCAGCGATTCGGTCGCGGTCTCGGTGCTGGAGGCGATGGCGCATCAATGCGTGCCGATCCTGGCCGAGCTGCCGGCCAATCGCGAGCTGATCGCGCCGGACGCGGGGCAGGGCCTGATCCTGGCCGATGGCGCGCTGCCGGATGTTTCGACGCTGGCGGGCCTGGACGCGGCGGCCGCCGGGCGCGCCAACCGCGCCTGGGTGGCCGAGCATGGCCTGTTTGCACCGGCGGTGGCGCGCTTTGTCGCGCGGCTGCAAGAATTGTCATCACAGATTAAATGAAGATCCTGCTGATCAACCACTACGCCGGCTCGCCACAGTACGGCATGGAATACCGCCCCTACTACCTGGCGCGCGAATGGGTGCGCGCCGGGCATCAGGTGCTGATCCTGGCCGCGTCCTACTCGCATGTGCGCACCCAGCAGCCGGAGCGCCTGGGCGAGACCATCGACGGCATCTCCTACTGCTGGTATCCGACGCCGGCCTACCAGGGCAACGGCCTGGGCCGGGTGCGCAATATCTGGTCCTTCTGCCGCCAGGTCGCCAAGGACGCCGACATCCTGGTGCGCGAATTCGCGCCCGACGCGGTGATCGCCTCCAGCACCTACCCGATGGACATCTGGGTGGCGCGCAAGATCGCGCGCCAGGCCGAGGCCAAGCTGGTCTACGAGGTGCATGACCTGTGGCCGCTGTCGCCGATCGAGCTGTCGGGCATGTCGCCGAAGCATCCCTTCGCGCTCTTGTGCCAGAAGGCCGAGAACGATGCCTACCGCGACGCGGACCGGGTGGTCTCGATGCTGCCCAAGGTGCAGGAGCACATGGCCGCCCATGGCCTGGATCTGGCCAAGCTGCACATCGTGCCCAACGGCATCACCCTGGACGAATGGGACGAGGAGCGGGCGCCGGGCCTGCAGTCCGAGATCGCGGCCCATATCGCCACCCAGCGCGCGGCCGGCAAGCTGATCGTCGGCTATGCCGGCTCGCATGGCCTGCCGAATGCGCTGGACACGCTGCTGGACGCGGCCAAGCTGCTGAAGGGCCAGCCCTTGCAGATCGTGATGGTGGGCGGCGGCCATGAGAAGGCGCGGCTGGCGGCGCGGGTACGCGACGAGGGCCTGGGCAATGTGGCGCTGTTCGACGCGATCCCGAAGGCGCAGATCCCGGCGCTGCTGGCGGCCTTCGACATCGCCTACATCGGCTGGCAGCGCACCCCGATCTACCGCTTCGGCATCGCGCCGAACAAGCTGATGGACTACATGATGGCGCGCCGGCCCGTGCTGCATTCGGTCGAGGCCGGCAATGATCCGGTGGCCGAGGCCGGTGCCGGCCTGACTGTGGCGCCGGAAGACCCGCGCGCGGTGGCCGAGGGCCTGCAGCGCCTGGCCGCGCTGCCGACGGCGGAGCGCGCCGCGATGGGCGAGCGCGGCCGCCGCTTCGTGCTGGCGCACCATACCTATCCCGTACTGGCCCGACGTTTCATCGACGCACTCTCATGACCCAGCACAAGCAGCAGGAGTTGCAAGCCATCGCCGAGCGCTATGCGCGGCGCGCGGCCACGGTCGAGCCCGACCGCTACAGCCTGCTGCGGCCCGAGGTCTGGCAGATGCTGCAGGAGCGCCAGCGCGCGCTGCTGCGGGTGCTGGCGCGGCGGCCCGGGCGGCCGGCGGACTGGCGGCTGGCCGAGGTGGGCTGCGGGGCCGGCGGCAATCTGCTGGAGATGCTGCGCCTGGGGCTGGCGCCCGAGCATCTGAGCGGCATCGAGCTGCTGCCCGAGCGCTATGAGGCTGCCCGCGCGGTGCTGCCGCCGGCCGTGCGTCTGAGCCTGGGTGATGCCGCGCAGGCGGGGCTGGAGGCCGGCAGCCAGGACCTGGTGCTGCAGTCCACCGTGTTCTCGTCCATCCTGAGCGACCGGGTGCAGCAGGGCCTTGCCGAGGCGATGTGGACCTGGC
This genomic stretch from Roseateles sp. DAIF2 harbors:
- a CDS encoding Gfo/Idh/MocA family protein — its product is MSVVSLPILDRKIRFALVGCGRIAKNHVEAIAKHGERAELVAVCDNRPEALAAAVAATGASGFASLQALLASGSEPDIVVLATPSGLHSQQAIRIAQAGRHVLTEKPMATKFEEGQAMVRACRDAGVKLFVVKQNRLNATVQLVKRAIDEGRFGRIYMSTVNVFWTRPQSYYDAAKWRGRWDLDGGAFMNQASHYVDLLDWLVGPVDSVHAYTATLARDIEAEDTGVLSARLRHGGLASINVTMLTWPQNLEGSITILGEKGTVKIGGTAVNKIEHWAFAEPHPDDEAVKNASYETGSVYGFGHPLYYDNVIRSLRGEASAEVDGYEGLRSLEILIAAYRSARDGQRVGLPLVF
- a CDS encoding acyltransferase, with protein sequence MSYWKHDSAIVDEGAQLGEGSKVWHFAHVSPGARIGARCSLGQGVYVGNDVVIGDGCKVQNNVSVYDAVTLEDEVFCGPSMVFTNVYNPRAAVVRKDEYRRTLVKKGATLGANCTIVCGTTIGEYAFVGAGAVVQKDVAPHALMVGVPARRIGWMSRHGERLQFDAQGQASCPATGERYRLVGEHVELIPQ
- a CDS encoding DegT/DnrJ/EryC1/StrS aminotransferase family protein, with protein sequence MPFIDLKSQYAALKSDIDARIQKVLDHGQYIMGPEVKELEQRLAAHVGVKHCVTVASGTEALLIALLALDLKPGDEVITTPFTFAATVEVIALLGAVPVYVDIEPDSCNLDARLLEAAITPRTRAIMPVSLYGQVADMDEINAIAARHGHIPVIEDAAQSFGASYKGRKSCGLSTWGATSFFPSKPLGCYGDGGALFTDDDALAQAAREIRVHGQSQRYTHTRVGVGGRMDTLQCAVVLGKLERFDWEIAQRLKIGARYQQQLEGLPLQRLAVRADRDCVWAQFTVMVENRAAVQQALNEAGIPTAIHYPKPLHRQPAYARPELSFPHAEAAAERVISLPMSADLSEAQQDQVIAALRRALAER
- a CDS encoding lipopolysaccharide biosynthesis protein; translation: MQAGGLWRSTLTLLAGGALAQALPLLLGPWLTRLYSPTEFGQFALMWTLATNVAVVGCARYEFALPLERDDGAAALLMGLCLRVLLGVTAACIAAGLLLWVWRGGELALALPLAVLAGAAAQGMTLWATRQQRFAQLAAARVLQYGGAAVLQLALGLAGIGAWGLMLGPVLAGLAAALLLARPAPVGGWRVLVAQRGAELKAIARRHRDFPLLNTPHAFAGALQDSLALLIITGLSGDAAAGYWALALRYLKAPAGLVGGALSQTLYPRLVRAADAAEALAVVRQVMAALAALALPLLVALLLWGPQLFAWVFGERWMDAGHLAQALAPYIALHFIASPLSVATMAWQAQGWALRLALVGQLMFVAGLALGLHLGGLIGAAWGVSAAMALYFGFFFWALATWKRFPPFTAAPPHESLA
- a CDS encoding acyltransferase — its product is MRAWLNRMRRALWRQLFFRMVFGEAGAPHTRIAPSTCIEGEAGLRLADHVFIGQFNFIDASAGLSIGEGVQITNFCSIVTHSSHRSIRLLGRAYTSQQAPVPGYIKGPIEIGPYVFVGPHSLIEANTRIGRGALICAYAQVRGEVPAFAIMAGQPARQVGDVRERDAVLLAQHPELAAHYEAWAGELPR
- a CDS encoding glycosyltransferase yields the protein MRLVLLGDGESPHLLKWARALRPRVELWAASSRGFLPEFEALLPAERRLALGSAAAHAGGNVAVLRKLPALGAWLSRVDADWINAHYLTSHGTLAWAAKAGWRLRARIAGSAWGSDILVTPRQGAAYRWLTRRVLRACALCTSDSRHMTERMQQEDLGAGEVMTFPFGLEELPAQDLGPKQPWLFFANRGLEPIYRPQRVIEVFAALARQQPEARLVVANDGSLRAALERQVQVLGLQGRVEFVGRLDARTQAGWYAKARWYLSLPASDSVAVSVLEAMAHQCVPILAELPANRELIAPDAGQGLILADGALPDVSTLAGLDAAAAGRANRAWVAEHGLFAPAVARFVARLQELSSQIK